In a genomic window of Thermodesulfovibrionales bacterium:
- a CDS encoding YeeE/YedE thiosulfate transporter family protein — protein sequence METTDTKERGNQIWAFIVTGALIVISLMYYNVNVYYMYLLVYIWFGFAYGMMLQYGRFCMASASRDLFAAGVPRMAVGIMVALMFFSIIQATLSATSMSTFHPAPFGIHTLISGVIFGVGMVLAGGCASGSLYKIGEGNGTSMLAILGISFGQAIFSVVPWFNSIIPQSWIDSAKAKDLPVSLNASFDKYLA from the coding sequence ATGGAAACGACTGACACCAAGGAAAGAGGGAATCAGATTTGGGCTTTCATCGTGACGGGTGCTCTCATCGTGATAAGCCTGATGTACTACAATGTAAACGTTTACTACATGTATCTCCTCGTGTACATCTGGTTCGGCTTTGCATACGGGATGATGCTTCAGTATGGACGGTTCTGTATGGCTTCTGCTTCGAGGGATCTTTTTGCGGCCGGTGTTCCGAGGATGGCGGTAGGCATTATGGTGGCGCTCATGTTTTTCAGCATCATCCAGGCGACACTTTCTGCAACGAGCATGAGCACCTTCCATCCGGCCCCCTTTGGCATTCATACCCTCATCTCGGGGGTAATCTTTGGAGTCGGAATGGTTCTTGCCGGCGGTTGTGCTTCCGGTTCCCTCTATAAGATCGGAGAAGGAAACGGGACTTCAATGCTCGCTATCCTCGGGATTTCATTCGGACAGGCGATATTCTCTGTTGTGCCGTGGTTTAACAGCATCATACCGCAATCATGGATCGATTCGGCGAAGGCGAAGGACCTTCCGGTCAGCCTCAATGCATCGTTCGACAAGTATCTTGC
- a CDS encoding glycosyltransferase family 39 protein, producing MPFQECAFEPPGEGGITAITFEPHREKISSAVLISLLTLSAFAVLFVFRSADDNRLTSWQWVFDGVDVTEIYLILLLGIILSYLLSKVWVRVRRPALVLFSLSFAASVVFWSEPEVIVDTARYFTQAKTLEVYGIGHFFREWGRGISAWTDLPLVPFLYGLIFKFVGETRLYVQIFTTVLFSLTVILTYRIGKILWNEETGFSAGLLLLGIPYVFTQIPLMLVDIPTMFFLTLSVFAVTEALWCGSSGMVVLSSFSLFLSFFSKFSTWPMLSILVVIFLICQTRIENAAAGSCMGKTAVIIALALLSAGTVILLKFDVFSEQVRLLMRYQGPGLRRWGESFLSTFFFQIHPFITFSALYSAWIAYRRRDPRYLIISWGVILVILFQVKRIRYILPLFPMIALMAAYGLQEIRDREVKRFLIFCILFSSITVAGFAYLPFTEKMSAVNLKMAGEFLDSLEGETVEVATLQREGQMINPAAFVPILDLYTHKKIRYRDGGSLFPDREERDSSPLRFTWEYKSPDYYVWDKDLPKRGIPLVVIAGGETDILPDSVAQRVGGSPSVRRFQRDENVFSEKTFVTIYAPEGGFRNRPKIKER from the coding sequence GTGCCGTTTCAGGAGTGCGCGTTCGAGCCTCCTGGGGAAGGGGGGATTACCGCTATTACTTTTGAGCCGCATCGAGAGAAGATCTCTTCCGCTGTCCTGATCTCCCTGCTGACGCTTTCGGCCTTTGCCGTTCTCTTTGTCTTCCGATCAGCTGATGACAATAGGCTGACCTCCTGGCAGTGGGTTTTTGATGGCGTTGATGTAACCGAAATTTATCTCATTCTCCTTCTCGGTATAATTCTTTCCTATCTGCTCTCGAAGGTCTGGGTTCGCGTGCGACGCCCCGCTCTTGTCCTGTTTTCTCTCTCCTTCGCTGCCTCGGTCGTTTTCTGGTCTGAGCCCGAGGTGATTGTGGACACCGCAAGATACTTCACGCAGGCAAAAACCCTTGAGGTTTATGGAATCGGTCACTTTTTCAGAGAATGGGGCAGGGGCATTTCGGCCTGGACTGATCTGCCCCTTGTTCCTTTCCTGTACGGACTTATTTTCAAATTCGTTGGGGAAACGAGACTCTATGTCCAGATATTCACTACGGTCCTCTTCTCTCTGACGGTCATTCTCACGTACCGTATAGGGAAAATTCTCTGGAACGAAGAGACCGGCTTTTCTGCCGGGCTATTGCTCCTCGGAATCCCCTATGTCTTTACCCAGATACCGCTCATGCTTGTCGATATACCGACGATGTTTTTTTTGACTCTCTCCGTTTTTGCAGTTACGGAAGCCTTATGGTGTGGCAGCTCAGGCATGGTGGTGCTCTCGTCTTTTTCCCTGTTCCTATCTTTTTTTTCGAAATTTTCGACATGGCCGATGCTTTCGATCTTGGTAGTCATATTCCTGATTTGCCAAACCCGCATCGAGAATGCAGCGGCCGGGAGCTGCATGGGTAAAACCGCTGTGATAATAGCGCTGGCTTTACTCTCAGCGGGGACGGTCATTCTTCTTAAATTCGATGTCTTTTCTGAGCAGGTCAGACTCTTGATGCGGTATCAAGGACCGGGTCTCAGAAGATGGGGGGAGAGTTTCCTCTCCACCTTCTTTTTCCAGATACACCCCTTCATTACTTTTTCTGCTCTCTATTCCGCCTGGATCGCCTATAGGAGAAGAGACCCCAGGTATCTCATTATCAGCTGGGGGGTGATCCTCGTGATCCTGTTTCAGGTGAAGAGGATACGCTATATTCTCCCGCTATTTCCGATGATCGCATTAATGGCAGCCTACGGGTTGCAAGAGATTCGGGACAGGGAGGTTAAGAGATTTCTCATCTTCTGCATCCTCTTCTCATCAATCACCGTGGCGGGCTTTGCGTATCTTCCCTTTACGGAGAAGATGAGTGCGGTGAACCTGAAAATGGCGGGGGAGTTTCTCGACTCGCTGGAAGGGGAGACCGTGGAGGTCGCCACACTGCAGCGGGAAGGACAGATGATAAATCCCGCGGCCTTTGTTCCTATCCTGGATCTCTACACGCACAAAAAGATCCGGTACCGTGATGGCGGGTCTCTCTTCCCCGACAGGGAAGAAAGGGACAGTTCACCCCTGCGCTTCACGTGGGAGTATAAGAGCCCGGATTATTACGTCTGGGACAAGGATCTTCCGAAAAGGGGTATCCCGCTCGTTGTCATCGCAGGCGGAGAGACTGACATTCTTCCCGATTCCGTGGCGCAAAGAGTCGGGGGCTCGCCCTCAGTGAGAAGATTTCAGCGCGACGAAAACGTTTTTTCTGAGAAGACCTTCGTTACAATCTATGCGCCGGAGGGTGGTTTTCGGAACCGCCCAAAGATTAAAGAAAGATAG